In one Sesamum indicum cultivar Zhongzhi No. 13 linkage group LG12, S_indicum_v1.0, whole genome shotgun sequence genomic region, the following are encoded:
- the LOC105175758 gene encoding MAP7 domain-containing protein 1 codes for MEYERIHKVQTGIISPSKLRMKLIGSHHQKKKDGSNSNSSRTSPSRLEDSEFVKNSLLAAPNGDSGEEGSSLEVPSIKSDSATLDASQGDGNSLQPKELALRENGDTGRFRMQLVSKGDGGNSSSVHPVRTCEDENLDYDSTSSFEFHKGERSLHHSVSRSFSRPMSSKWNDAEKWIMNRQNVQSNISKKTNLQNQVNRPSASNMVRITPEATSFENKPSVKRVDFCQPASQTGLAKFAFASHGAGPVSGQVNGANALIDLCPESKDLTEVDDTRLACTKSVTEETTGVPGIRSVSMRDMGTEMTPIPSQEPSRSATPVSATTPLRSPTSSIPSTPRRGEPTPTPTEHAIGSLTQNLADNGKKDLSEQELKLKTRREIVALGVQLGKMNIAAWASKDEKEKSNSGNEVDGDELEQIEYAKRAAAWEEAEKSKHAARFKREEIRIQAWESQQKAKLEAEMRKIEAQIEQMKAQAQAKMVKKIAMARQKSEEKRAAAEARKNRQAEKTAAQAEYIRQTGRIPSSPFVCCGWS; via the exons ACTGGTATAATATCCCCAAGTAAGTTGAGGATGAAGCTTATAGGGTCACACCATCAGAAGAAAAAGGACGGATCAAACagtaattcttcaagaacatcTCCTTCTAGACTGGAGGATTCAGAGTTTGTCAAGAACAGCTTGTTGGCAGCCCCAAATGGAGATTCTGGCGAGGAAG GTTCAAGTTTAGAAGTTCCTTCTATTAAATCTGATAGTGCTACATTAGATGCAAGCCAAGGTGATGGAAATTCGTTGCAGCCCAAGGAGCTCGCATTAAGGGAAAATGGTGATACCGGCCGCTTTAGAATGCAGCTAGTTTCAAAGGGTGATGGCGGTAATTCTAGTTCAGTCCATCCGGTGAGAACATGTGAAGATGAAAATCTTGATTATGACAGCACATCGAGTTTTGAGTTCCATAAAGGGGAGAGGTCACTGCACCATTCTGTCTCAAGATCCTTCTCGAGACCCATGTCGTCCAAATGGAATGATGCGGAGAAGTGGATCATGAACAGGCAAAATGTGCAATCCAATATCTCAAAGAAGACAAATCTACAAAATCAAGTGAACCGGCCGTCAGCTTCAAATATGGTGAGAATTACACCCGAGGCTACAAGTTTTGAGAATAAGCCGTCAGTGAAGAGGGTTGATTTTTGTCAACCTGCATCACAGACGGGGCTGGCCAAGTTTGCCTTCGCTTCCCATGGAGCTGGACCGGTTTCAGGTCAAGTAAATGGAGCGAATGCGTTAATTGATTTGTGCCCTGAAAGTAAGGATTTGACTGAGGTAGATGATACGAGGTTGGCTTGCACCAAGAGCGTGACAGAAGAAACCACAG GGGTTCCTGGCATAAGATCAGTGTCAATGAGAGACATGGGAACAGAAATGACTCCTATTCCAAGTCAAGAGCCTTCAAGAAGTGCTACTCCTGTAAGCGCAACAACCCCACTCCGCAGCCCGACTTCCTCCATACCTTCCACTCCACGAAGAGGAGAGCCCACGCCCACACCAACAGAACATGCAATAGGCAGTCTCACCCAAAACTTAGCCGACAATGGGAAGAAAGATTTGTCTGAGCAAGAACTGAAGCTCAAAACCAGAAGGGAGATTGTTGCCCTGGGTGTCCAGCTTGGTAAGATGAATATTGCTGCTTGGGCAAGCAaggatgagaaagaaaaaagtaattcTGGTAATGAAGTGGATGGAGATGAACTTGAACAGATTGAGTATGCAAAACGTGCTGCTGCATGGGAAGAAGCTGAGAAGTCTAAACATGCTGCCAG GTTTAAACGAGAAGAAATAAGAATTCAAGCATGGGAGAGTCAGCAGAAAGCAAAGCTTGAAGCTGAAATGAGGAAAATAGAG GCCCAAATTGAGCAAATGAAAGCACAAGCTCAAGCAAAGATGGTAAAGAAGATAGCAATGGCAAGGCAGAAATCAGAGGAAAAACGGGCTGCAGCTGAAGCTAGGAAAAATCGGCAGGCCGAAAAAACTGCAGCACAGGCAGAGTACATCCGCCAAACTGGTCGAATTCCGTCATCGCCTTTTGTCTGCTGTGGTTGGTCATAA
- the LOC105175759 gene encoding auxin response factor 6 isoform X1 — MKLSSAGLNQQSPEAGDKDCLNSELWHACAGPLVSLPSIGSHVVYFPQGHSEQVAASTNKEVDAQIPNYPSLPPQLICQLHNVTMHADIETDEVYAQMTLQPLSPQEQKEVSFLPADLGAPSKQPTNYFCKTLTASDTSTHGGFSVPRRAAEKVFPPLDFSQQPPAQELIARDLHNNEWKFRHIFRGQPKRHLLTTGWSVFVSAKRLVAGDSVLFIWNEKNQLLLGIRRANRPQTVMPSSVLSSDSMHLGLLAAAAHAAATNSRFTIFYNPRASPSEFVIPLAKYVKAVYHTRVSVGMRFRMLFETEESSVRRYMGTITGISDLDPVRWPNSHWRSVKVGWDESTAGERQPRVSLWEIEPLTTFPMYPSPFALRLKRPWPPGLPSFTGIKTTDMGLNSPLMWLRGDVVDRGMQSLNQGMGATPWMQPGLDSSVLGMQNDIYQAMAAAAVQDMRVVDPSKQMLSSIMQFQQPQAISGRPASFIQPQILQQSQPSAPFLQNLPGSQSQASPQSHANLLQQQLVHQNSFNNVQIQHQHQQSTPMQHVIGSQHVSTVEPILSQFSANSQAQSESMQSVSSMSQNFSDSNVKPVAGNITSPLHSLLGSVTQDETSNHLNMPRSSNLLSSNGWPTKRVALDPLISGGISQAITPQIDQLGPSNTNVTPNPVSLPPFPGRECLIEQEASNDPQNHFLFGVNIDSSPLLMQNGIPNLKAVGSDSDNATVVFASSSFMSSSGADYSLNPTVTSSSCLDESGFLLSSDNVGHVNPPNRTFVKVYKSGSFGRSLDISKFSSYHELRSELAQMFGLEGQLEDPLRSGWQLVFVDRENDVLLLGDDPWPEFVNSVWCIKILSPQEVQEMGKRGLELLNSVPIQKLPLPNGTCDGFANRQEARNMSAGIPSVGTLDF, encoded by the exons ATGAAACTATCATCTGCTGGCTTAAATCAGCAGTCTCctgaag CAGGAGATAAGGACTGCCTAAATTCCGAACTTTGGCATGCCTGTGCGGGTCCTCTTGTTTCTCTACCTTCTATTGGGAGTCATGTTGTGTATTTTCCTCAGGGCCACAGCGAGCAG GTTGCTGCATCTACAAACAAGGAAGTCGATGCGCAGATACCTAATTACCCAAGCTTACCTCCGCAACTCATTTGCCAGCTTCACAATGTGACGATGCAT GCTGACATAGAGACAGATGAGGTTTATGCTCAAATGACCTTGCAACCACTGAGCCCA CAAGAGCAGAAGGAGGTTTCCTTCCTTCCGGCAGACTTGGGTGCCCCCAGCAAACAGCCAACAAATTACTTCTGCAAAACTTTGACAGCCAGTGACACCAGTACTCATGGTGGATTTTCAGTTCCGCGTCGTGCTGCTGAAAAAGTGTTTCCACCGTTG GACTTCTCCCAGCAACCTCCAGCTCAGGAGTTGATTGCCAGGGATCTTCATAACAATGAGTGGAAATTCAGACATATTTTTCGTG GTCAGCCAAAGCGGCATCTTCTTACAACAGGGTGGAGTGTTTTCGTGAGTGCAAAAAGACTTGTTGCTGGTGATTCTGTCCTATTTATATG GAACGAGAAGAACCAATTGCTTCTTGGTATACGACGTGCCAACAGGCCTCAAACTGTCATGCCTTCATCAGTTTTATCTAGTGATAGCATGCATCTGGGTCttcttgctgctgctgctcatGCTGCCGCAACAAACAGCCGTTTCACGATTTTTTATAATCCCAG GGCCAGTCCATCTGAGTTTGTCATACCTCTGGCCAAATATGTAAAAGCAGTATACCACACTCGAGTATCTGTTGGTATGCGCTTCCGCATGCTGTTTGAAACAGAAGAATCTAGTGTTCGTCG ATACATGGGCACAATAACTGGCATAAGTGACTTGGATCCTGTTAGGTGGCCAAATTCACACTGGCGGTCAGTTAAG GTCGGTTGGGACGAATCTACTGCTGGGGAGAGGCAACCAAGAGTGTCTCTTTGGGAAATTGAGCCTTTAACGACATTTCCCATGTATCCATCACCATTTGCTCTAAGACTGAAGCGACCTTGGCCACCAGGTCTCCCCTCGTTCACTG GGATTAAGACTACAGATATGGGATTAAATTCTCCTCTCATGTGGCTCCGTGGAGATGTTGTGGACCGAGGAATGCAATCTCTCAATCAAGGAATGGGAGCCACACCGTGGATGCAGCCAGGGCTTGACTCATCAGTGCTTGGCATGCAAAATGATATTTACCAAGCTATGGCCGCCGCTGCGGTTCAGGACATGAGGGTTGTGGACCCTTCCAAACAGATGCTTTCATCAATTATGCAATTCCAGCAACCCCAGGCCATCAGTGGCAGGCCTGCAAGTTTCATTCAGCCTCAGATACTACAGCAGTCTCAGCCTTCAGCTCCCTTTCTTCAAAATCTTCCTGGAAGCCAGTCTCAGGCATCGCCACAATCGCATGCTAACCTTCTTCAGCAGCAACTGGTCCACCAAAATTCATTCAACAATGTGCAGATCCAGCATCAGCATCAGCAGTCTACTCCAATGCAACATGTTATTGGTTCTCAGCATGTCTCGACTGTTGAGCCTATTCTGTCTCAATTCTCTGCAAATTCGCAAGCACAGTCTGAGAGCATGCAGTCCGTATCTTCCATGAGTCAAAACTTTTCAGATTCAAATGTCAAACCTGTTGCTGGCAACATTACTTCTCCTTTACACAGTTTGTTGGGTTCAGTTACCCAGGACGAGACATCCAACCATCTAAATATGCctagatccagtaacttattaTCTTCTAATGGCTGGCCAACGAAGCGGGTTGCTCTTGACCCTCTTATTTCTGGCGGTATATCACAGGCTATTACACCCCAGATTGATCAGTTAGGACCATCAAACACGAATGTAACCCCCAACCCTGTTTCTTTGCCTCCATTTCCTGGTAGAGAGTGTTTGATAGAGCAAGAAGCAAGTAATGATCCCCAAAACCACTTTCTCTTTGGGGTTAATATAGATTCATCCCCCCTTCTTATGCAGAATGGTATTCCAAACCTTAAAGCAGTTGGTAGTGATAGTGATAACGCAACTGTAGTCTTTGCCTCTTCCAGCTTCATGAGTAGCTCTGGTGCTGATTATTCACTCAACCCTACTGTGACTTCAAGCAGTTGTCTCGACGAATCGGGCTTTCTGCTGTCTTCCGATAATGTGGGACATGTAAATCCACCCAACAGAACCTTCGTTAAG GTTTACAAATCAGGGTCCTTTGGGAGGTCACTTGATATAAGCAAGTTTAGCAGCTACCATGAGCTGCGTAGTGAGCTTGCTCAGATGTTTGGCCTTGAAGGCCAATTGGAAGACCCCTTGAGATCAGGCTGGCAGCTTGTATTTGTGGACCGAGAAAATGATGTTCTTCTTCTCGGCGATGACCCCTGGCC GGAGTTTGTAAACAGCGTGTGGTGCATCAAGATTCTCTCGCCTCAAGAGGTTCAGGAGATGGGAAAACGAGGGCTGGAGCTTCTCAACTCTGTTCCTATTCAGAAACTGCCCCTCCCAAATGGCACTTGTGATGGCTTTGCGAACCGACAGGAGGCCAGAAATATGTCTGCTGGCATACCTTCTGTTGGGACTCTTGATTTCTGA
- the LOC105175759 gene encoding auxin response factor 6 isoform X3 translates to MKLSSAGLNQQSPEAGDKDCLNSELWHACAGPLVSLPSIGSHVVYFPQGHSEQVAASTNKEVDAQIPNYPSLPPQLICQLHNVTMHADIETDEVYAQMTLQPLSPQEQKEVSFLPADLGAPSKQPTNYFCKTLTASDTSTHGGFSVPRRAAEKVFPPLDFSQQPPAQELIARDLHNNEWKFRHIFRGQPKRHLLTTGWSVFVSAKRLVAGDSVLFIWNEKNQLLLGIRRANRPQTVMPSSVLSSDSMHLGLLAAAAHAAATNSRFTIFYNPSPSEFVIPLAKYVKAVYHTRVSVGMRFRMLFETEESSVRRYMGTITGISDLDPVRWPNSHWRSVKVGWDESTAGERQPRVSLWEIEPLTTFPMYPSPFALRLKRPWPPGLPSFTGIKTTDMGLNSPLMWLRGDVVDRGMQSLNQGMGATPWMQPGLDSSVLGMQNDIYQAMAAAAVQDMRVVDPSKQMLSSIMQFQQPQAISGRPASFIQPQILQQSQPSAPFLQNLPGSQSQASPQSHANLLQQQLVHQNSFNNVQIQHQHQQSTPMQHVIGSQHVSTVEPILSQFSANSQAQSESMQSVSSMSQNFSDSNVKPVAGNITSPLHSLLGSVTQDETSNHLNMPRSSNLLSSNGWPTKRVALDPLISGGISQAITPQIDQLGPSNTNVTPNPVSLPPFPGRECLIEQEASNDPQNHFLFGVNIDSSPLLMQNGIPNLKAVGSDSDNATVVFASSSFMSSSGADYSLNPTVTSSSCLDESGFLLSSDNVGHVNPPNRTFVKVYKSGSFGRSLDISKFSSYHELRSELAQMFGLEGQLEDPLRSGWQLVFVDRENDVLLLGDDPWPEFVNSVWCIKILSPQEVQEMGKRGLELLNSVPIQKLPLPNGTCDGFANRQEARNMSAGIPSVGTLDF, encoded by the exons ATGAAACTATCATCTGCTGGCTTAAATCAGCAGTCTCctgaag CAGGAGATAAGGACTGCCTAAATTCCGAACTTTGGCATGCCTGTGCGGGTCCTCTTGTTTCTCTACCTTCTATTGGGAGTCATGTTGTGTATTTTCCTCAGGGCCACAGCGAGCAG GTTGCTGCATCTACAAACAAGGAAGTCGATGCGCAGATACCTAATTACCCAAGCTTACCTCCGCAACTCATTTGCCAGCTTCACAATGTGACGATGCAT GCTGACATAGAGACAGATGAGGTTTATGCTCAAATGACCTTGCAACCACTGAGCCCA CAAGAGCAGAAGGAGGTTTCCTTCCTTCCGGCAGACTTGGGTGCCCCCAGCAAACAGCCAACAAATTACTTCTGCAAAACTTTGACAGCCAGTGACACCAGTACTCATGGTGGATTTTCAGTTCCGCGTCGTGCTGCTGAAAAAGTGTTTCCACCGTTG GACTTCTCCCAGCAACCTCCAGCTCAGGAGTTGATTGCCAGGGATCTTCATAACAATGAGTGGAAATTCAGACATATTTTTCGTG GTCAGCCAAAGCGGCATCTTCTTACAACAGGGTGGAGTGTTTTCGTGAGTGCAAAAAGACTTGTTGCTGGTGATTCTGTCCTATTTATATG GAACGAGAAGAACCAATTGCTTCTTGGTATACGACGTGCCAACAGGCCTCAAACTGTCATGCCTTCATCAGTTTTATCTAGTGATAGCATGCATCTGGGTCttcttgctgctgctgctcatGCTGCCGCAACAAACAGCCGTTTCACGATTTTTTATAATCCCAG TCCATCTGAGTTTGTCATACCTCTGGCCAAATATGTAAAAGCAGTATACCACACTCGAGTATCTGTTGGTATGCGCTTCCGCATGCTGTTTGAAACAGAAGAATCTAGTGTTCGTCG ATACATGGGCACAATAACTGGCATAAGTGACTTGGATCCTGTTAGGTGGCCAAATTCACACTGGCGGTCAGTTAAG GTCGGTTGGGACGAATCTACTGCTGGGGAGAGGCAACCAAGAGTGTCTCTTTGGGAAATTGAGCCTTTAACGACATTTCCCATGTATCCATCACCATTTGCTCTAAGACTGAAGCGACCTTGGCCACCAGGTCTCCCCTCGTTCACTG GGATTAAGACTACAGATATGGGATTAAATTCTCCTCTCATGTGGCTCCGTGGAGATGTTGTGGACCGAGGAATGCAATCTCTCAATCAAGGAATGGGAGCCACACCGTGGATGCAGCCAGGGCTTGACTCATCAGTGCTTGGCATGCAAAATGATATTTACCAAGCTATGGCCGCCGCTGCGGTTCAGGACATGAGGGTTGTGGACCCTTCCAAACAGATGCTTTCATCAATTATGCAATTCCAGCAACCCCAGGCCATCAGTGGCAGGCCTGCAAGTTTCATTCAGCCTCAGATACTACAGCAGTCTCAGCCTTCAGCTCCCTTTCTTCAAAATCTTCCTGGAAGCCAGTCTCAGGCATCGCCACAATCGCATGCTAACCTTCTTCAGCAGCAACTGGTCCACCAAAATTCATTCAACAATGTGCAGATCCAGCATCAGCATCAGCAGTCTACTCCAATGCAACATGTTATTGGTTCTCAGCATGTCTCGACTGTTGAGCCTATTCTGTCTCAATTCTCTGCAAATTCGCAAGCACAGTCTGAGAGCATGCAGTCCGTATCTTCCATGAGTCAAAACTTTTCAGATTCAAATGTCAAACCTGTTGCTGGCAACATTACTTCTCCTTTACACAGTTTGTTGGGTTCAGTTACCCAGGACGAGACATCCAACCATCTAAATATGCctagatccagtaacttattaTCTTCTAATGGCTGGCCAACGAAGCGGGTTGCTCTTGACCCTCTTATTTCTGGCGGTATATCACAGGCTATTACACCCCAGATTGATCAGTTAGGACCATCAAACACGAATGTAACCCCCAACCCTGTTTCTTTGCCTCCATTTCCTGGTAGAGAGTGTTTGATAGAGCAAGAAGCAAGTAATGATCCCCAAAACCACTTTCTCTTTGGGGTTAATATAGATTCATCCCCCCTTCTTATGCAGAATGGTATTCCAAACCTTAAAGCAGTTGGTAGTGATAGTGATAACGCAACTGTAGTCTTTGCCTCTTCCAGCTTCATGAGTAGCTCTGGTGCTGATTATTCACTCAACCCTACTGTGACTTCAAGCAGTTGTCTCGACGAATCGGGCTTTCTGCTGTCTTCCGATAATGTGGGACATGTAAATCCACCCAACAGAACCTTCGTTAAG GTTTACAAATCAGGGTCCTTTGGGAGGTCACTTGATATAAGCAAGTTTAGCAGCTACCATGAGCTGCGTAGTGAGCTTGCTCAGATGTTTGGCCTTGAAGGCCAATTGGAAGACCCCTTGAGATCAGGCTGGCAGCTTGTATTTGTGGACCGAGAAAATGATGTTCTTCTTCTCGGCGATGACCCCTGGCC GGAGTTTGTAAACAGCGTGTGGTGCATCAAGATTCTCTCGCCTCAAGAGGTTCAGGAGATGGGAAAACGAGGGCTGGAGCTTCTCAACTCTGTTCCTATTCAGAAACTGCCCCTCCCAAATGGCACTTGTGATGGCTTTGCGAACCGACAGGAGGCCAGAAATATGTCTGCTGGCATACCTTCTGTTGGGACTCTTGATTTCTGA
- the LOC105175759 gene encoding auxin response factor 6 isoform X2, giving the protein MKLSSAGLNQQSPEGDKDCLNSELWHACAGPLVSLPSIGSHVVYFPQGHSEQVAASTNKEVDAQIPNYPSLPPQLICQLHNVTMHADIETDEVYAQMTLQPLSPQEQKEVSFLPADLGAPSKQPTNYFCKTLTASDTSTHGGFSVPRRAAEKVFPPLDFSQQPPAQELIARDLHNNEWKFRHIFRGQPKRHLLTTGWSVFVSAKRLVAGDSVLFIWNEKNQLLLGIRRANRPQTVMPSSVLSSDSMHLGLLAAAAHAAATNSRFTIFYNPRASPSEFVIPLAKYVKAVYHTRVSVGMRFRMLFETEESSVRRYMGTITGISDLDPVRWPNSHWRSVKVGWDESTAGERQPRVSLWEIEPLTTFPMYPSPFALRLKRPWPPGLPSFTGIKTTDMGLNSPLMWLRGDVVDRGMQSLNQGMGATPWMQPGLDSSVLGMQNDIYQAMAAAAVQDMRVVDPSKQMLSSIMQFQQPQAISGRPASFIQPQILQQSQPSAPFLQNLPGSQSQASPQSHANLLQQQLVHQNSFNNVQIQHQHQQSTPMQHVIGSQHVSTVEPILSQFSANSQAQSESMQSVSSMSQNFSDSNVKPVAGNITSPLHSLLGSVTQDETSNHLNMPRSSNLLSSNGWPTKRVALDPLISGGISQAITPQIDQLGPSNTNVTPNPVSLPPFPGRECLIEQEASNDPQNHFLFGVNIDSSPLLMQNGIPNLKAVGSDSDNATVVFASSSFMSSSGADYSLNPTVTSSSCLDESGFLLSSDNVGHVNPPNRTFVKVYKSGSFGRSLDISKFSSYHELRSELAQMFGLEGQLEDPLRSGWQLVFVDRENDVLLLGDDPWPEFVNSVWCIKILSPQEVQEMGKRGLELLNSVPIQKLPLPNGTCDGFANRQEARNMSAGIPSVGTLDF; this is encoded by the exons ATGAAACTATCATCTGCTGGCTTAAATCAGCAGTCTCctgaag GAGATAAGGACTGCCTAAATTCCGAACTTTGGCATGCCTGTGCGGGTCCTCTTGTTTCTCTACCTTCTATTGGGAGTCATGTTGTGTATTTTCCTCAGGGCCACAGCGAGCAG GTTGCTGCATCTACAAACAAGGAAGTCGATGCGCAGATACCTAATTACCCAAGCTTACCTCCGCAACTCATTTGCCAGCTTCACAATGTGACGATGCAT GCTGACATAGAGACAGATGAGGTTTATGCTCAAATGACCTTGCAACCACTGAGCCCA CAAGAGCAGAAGGAGGTTTCCTTCCTTCCGGCAGACTTGGGTGCCCCCAGCAAACAGCCAACAAATTACTTCTGCAAAACTTTGACAGCCAGTGACACCAGTACTCATGGTGGATTTTCAGTTCCGCGTCGTGCTGCTGAAAAAGTGTTTCCACCGTTG GACTTCTCCCAGCAACCTCCAGCTCAGGAGTTGATTGCCAGGGATCTTCATAACAATGAGTGGAAATTCAGACATATTTTTCGTG GTCAGCCAAAGCGGCATCTTCTTACAACAGGGTGGAGTGTTTTCGTGAGTGCAAAAAGACTTGTTGCTGGTGATTCTGTCCTATTTATATG GAACGAGAAGAACCAATTGCTTCTTGGTATACGACGTGCCAACAGGCCTCAAACTGTCATGCCTTCATCAGTTTTATCTAGTGATAGCATGCATCTGGGTCttcttgctgctgctgctcatGCTGCCGCAACAAACAGCCGTTTCACGATTTTTTATAATCCCAG GGCCAGTCCATCTGAGTTTGTCATACCTCTGGCCAAATATGTAAAAGCAGTATACCACACTCGAGTATCTGTTGGTATGCGCTTCCGCATGCTGTTTGAAACAGAAGAATCTAGTGTTCGTCG ATACATGGGCACAATAACTGGCATAAGTGACTTGGATCCTGTTAGGTGGCCAAATTCACACTGGCGGTCAGTTAAG GTCGGTTGGGACGAATCTACTGCTGGGGAGAGGCAACCAAGAGTGTCTCTTTGGGAAATTGAGCCTTTAACGACATTTCCCATGTATCCATCACCATTTGCTCTAAGACTGAAGCGACCTTGGCCACCAGGTCTCCCCTCGTTCACTG GGATTAAGACTACAGATATGGGATTAAATTCTCCTCTCATGTGGCTCCGTGGAGATGTTGTGGACCGAGGAATGCAATCTCTCAATCAAGGAATGGGAGCCACACCGTGGATGCAGCCAGGGCTTGACTCATCAGTGCTTGGCATGCAAAATGATATTTACCAAGCTATGGCCGCCGCTGCGGTTCAGGACATGAGGGTTGTGGACCCTTCCAAACAGATGCTTTCATCAATTATGCAATTCCAGCAACCCCAGGCCATCAGTGGCAGGCCTGCAAGTTTCATTCAGCCTCAGATACTACAGCAGTCTCAGCCTTCAGCTCCCTTTCTTCAAAATCTTCCTGGAAGCCAGTCTCAGGCATCGCCACAATCGCATGCTAACCTTCTTCAGCAGCAACTGGTCCACCAAAATTCATTCAACAATGTGCAGATCCAGCATCAGCATCAGCAGTCTACTCCAATGCAACATGTTATTGGTTCTCAGCATGTCTCGACTGTTGAGCCTATTCTGTCTCAATTCTCTGCAAATTCGCAAGCACAGTCTGAGAGCATGCAGTCCGTATCTTCCATGAGTCAAAACTTTTCAGATTCAAATGTCAAACCTGTTGCTGGCAACATTACTTCTCCTTTACACAGTTTGTTGGGTTCAGTTACCCAGGACGAGACATCCAACCATCTAAATATGCctagatccagtaacttattaTCTTCTAATGGCTGGCCAACGAAGCGGGTTGCTCTTGACCCTCTTATTTCTGGCGGTATATCACAGGCTATTACACCCCAGATTGATCAGTTAGGACCATCAAACACGAATGTAACCCCCAACCCTGTTTCTTTGCCTCCATTTCCTGGTAGAGAGTGTTTGATAGAGCAAGAAGCAAGTAATGATCCCCAAAACCACTTTCTCTTTGGGGTTAATATAGATTCATCCCCCCTTCTTATGCAGAATGGTATTCCAAACCTTAAAGCAGTTGGTAGTGATAGTGATAACGCAACTGTAGTCTTTGCCTCTTCCAGCTTCATGAGTAGCTCTGGTGCTGATTATTCACTCAACCCTACTGTGACTTCAAGCAGTTGTCTCGACGAATCGGGCTTTCTGCTGTCTTCCGATAATGTGGGACATGTAAATCCACCCAACAGAACCTTCGTTAAG GTTTACAAATCAGGGTCCTTTGGGAGGTCACTTGATATAAGCAAGTTTAGCAGCTACCATGAGCTGCGTAGTGAGCTTGCTCAGATGTTTGGCCTTGAAGGCCAATTGGAAGACCCCTTGAGATCAGGCTGGCAGCTTGTATTTGTGGACCGAGAAAATGATGTTCTTCTTCTCGGCGATGACCCCTGGCC GGAGTTTGTAAACAGCGTGTGGTGCATCAAGATTCTCTCGCCTCAAGAGGTTCAGGAGATGGGAAAACGAGGGCTGGAGCTTCTCAACTCTGTTCCTATTCAGAAACTGCCCCTCCCAAATGGCACTTGTGATGGCTTTGCGAACCGACAGGAGGCCAGAAATATGTCTGCTGGCATACCTTCTGTTGGGACTCTTGATTTCTGA